One Streptomyces sp. L2 genomic window carries:
- the pheS gene encoding phenylalanine--tRNA ligase subunit alpha, with the protein MSAPNKSYDPVEVETLKPEEIERMRDEALAAFAAADSLDALHEAKVAHTGPASPLALANREIGALPPHAKADAGKRVGMARGAVNKALAGRQAELEAERDARVLVEEAVDVTLPYDRVPAGARHPLTTMMERVADVFVSMGYEIAEGPEVEAEWFNFDALNFTPDHPARQMQDTFFVDGPKGENGDSGVILRTHTSPVQARTLLDRELPVYVVCPGRVYRTDELDATHTPVFHQIELLAVDEGLTMADLKGTLDHMVQSLFGPEMKTRLRPNYFPFTEPSAEMDMLCYVCKGASVGNPDRPCRTCSSEGWIELGGCGMVNPRVLVACGVDPEKYSGFAFGFGIERMLMFRHNVEDMRDMVEGDVRFTRPFGMEI; encoded by the coding sequence ATGTCGGCACCCAATAAGTCGTACGACCCTGTCGAGGTCGAGACCTTGAAACCGGAAGAGATCGAGCGCATGCGGGACGAGGCGCTCGCCGCCTTCGCCGCCGCGGACTCCCTCGACGCGCTCCACGAGGCCAAGGTCGCCCACACGGGCCCCGCCTCGCCGCTGGCCCTCGCCAACCGCGAGATCGGCGCCCTGCCCCCGCACGCCAAGGCCGACGCCGGCAAGCGCGTCGGCATGGCCCGCGGCGCCGTCAACAAGGCCCTCGCCGGCCGCCAGGCCGAACTGGAGGCCGAGCGCGACGCCCGCGTGCTGGTCGAGGAGGCCGTTGACGTCACCCTGCCGTACGACCGCGTACCGGCCGGCGCCCGGCACCCGCTCACCACGATGATGGAGCGGGTCGCGGACGTCTTCGTGTCCATGGGGTACGAGATCGCCGAGGGCCCCGAGGTCGAGGCGGAGTGGTTCAACTTCGACGCCCTGAACTTCACCCCGGACCACCCGGCCCGGCAGATGCAGGACACCTTCTTCGTCGACGGCCCGAAGGGCGAGAACGGCGACTCCGGTGTCATCCTGCGCACCCACACCTCGCCCGTGCAGGCTCGCACGCTGCTCGACCGCGAGCTGCCGGTCTACGTCGTCTGCCCCGGCCGCGTGTACCGCACGGACGAGCTGGACGCCACGCACACCCCGGTCTTCCACCAGATCGAGCTGCTGGCCGTCGACGAGGGCCTGACCATGGCCGACCTCAAGGGCACCCTGGACCACATGGTCCAGTCGCTCTTCGGCCCGGAGATGAAGACCCGGCTGCGCCCCAACTACTTCCCCTTCACCGAGCCGAGCGCCGAGATGGACATGCTCTGCTACGTGTGCAAGGGCGCCTCCGTCGGCAACCCAGACCGGCCCTGCCGCACCTGCTCCAGCGAGGGCTGGATCGAGCTGGGCGGCTGCGGCATGGTCAACCCGCGGGTGCTGGTCGCCTGCGGCGTCGACCCCGAGAAGTACAGCGGGTTCGCCTTCGGGTTCGGCATCGAACGGATGCTGATGTTCCGCCACAACGTCGAAGACATGCGAGACATGGTCGAGGGTGACGTCCGGTTCACCCGGCCGTTCGGGATGGAGATCTGA